From a single Microbacterium terrisoli genomic region:
- a CDS encoding RNA polymerase sigma factor: MDDVQRRLEAVWRIEGPRITASVAKMTGDLGLAEDVTQEAVLEALAAWSGSGIPNNPGAWLTAVAKRRAIDAWRRRERLDERYAAIARTLEEASDDDWQPIADDVLRLIFTACHPALSRESQVALTLRVVAGLTTEEIARMLLVGVPTVQARITRAKKSLAAARVPFETPDPNEFADRLSAVLGVVYLVFTEGYAATAGERWVRPDLADEAIRLGRVVVGLLPREPEPLALLALLEFQRSRFAARVGASGVPVLLADQDRSRWDRAQIQRAVGLLQRADAAARARGTGRGAYALQAAIAQCHALAPSVDETDWARIVTLYEVLRRVAPNPVVDLNRAVAVSMAQGPAEALPMVDALEQAGALRGSHLVPSVRGELLARLGRLDEARAELLTAASLCTNAAQQRVLRAKAAALTAR, encoded by the coding sequence ATGGATGACGTGCAGCGCAGGCTCGAGGCCGTCTGGCGCATCGAAGGTCCACGGATCACCGCATCCGTCGCCAAGATGACCGGCGACCTCGGTCTGGCCGAGGATGTCACGCAAGAGGCGGTGCTCGAAGCCCTCGCCGCGTGGTCGGGCAGCGGCATCCCGAACAATCCGGGAGCATGGCTCACCGCCGTCGCCAAGCGCCGCGCGATCGACGCGTGGCGGCGGCGCGAGCGCCTCGACGAGCGGTACGCAGCGATCGCGCGCACGCTGGAGGAGGCATCCGACGACGACTGGCAGCCGATCGCCGACGACGTGCTGCGCCTGATCTTCACCGCCTGCCACCCGGCACTGTCGCGCGAATCACAGGTGGCCTTGACGCTGCGGGTGGTCGCGGGATTGACGACGGAAGAGATCGCACGGATGCTGTTGGTCGGCGTGCCGACAGTGCAGGCGCGCATCACCCGAGCCAAGAAGTCGCTGGCTGCGGCCCGGGTGCCGTTCGAGACGCCCGACCCGAACGAGTTCGCCGACCGGCTGAGTGCGGTGCTCGGCGTGGTGTACCTCGTGTTCACCGAGGGCTACGCCGCCACCGCGGGCGAGCGCTGGGTGCGGCCCGACCTGGCCGACGAGGCGATCCGGCTGGGTCGGGTCGTTGTGGGATTGCTGCCGCGCGAGCCCGAGCCGCTCGCGTTACTGGCGCTCCTGGAGTTTCAGCGGTCGCGCTTCGCGGCGCGCGTGGGCGCGTCGGGCGTGCCCGTGCTGCTGGCCGACCAGGATCGCTCGAGGTGGGACCGCGCGCAGATCCAGCGCGCCGTCGGACTGCTGCAGCGGGCGGATGCCGCGGCCCGCGCGCGCGGAACGGGTCGGGGCGCATACGCCCTGCAGGCGGCGATCGCACAGTGCCATGCCCTCGCGCCGAGCGTGGACGAGACCGACTGGGCGCGGATCGTCACGCTGTATGAGGTCCTGCGCCGGGTGGCCCCGAACCCGGTGGTCGACCTGAACCGGGCCGTCGCGGTGTCGATGGCGCAGGGGCCGGCCGAGGCGCTGCCGATGGTCGACGCGCTCGAGCAGGCCGGCGCGCTGCGCGGCTCGCACCTGGTGCCGAGCGTCCGCGGCGAACTGCTGGCCCGGCTCGGACGCCTCGACGAGGCACGGGCCGAGCTGCTCACCGCGGCATCCCTCTGCACGAACGCCGCACAGCAGCGTGTGCTGCGCGCCAAGGCGGCTGCGCTGACTGCTCGTTGA
- a CDS encoding glycoside hydrolase family 31 protein: MIRHRPSGSGHPYSIDTEQRSPVVPLVGGSVALGLRADAGVESAVCVLEWRPDDGAEPVVEEHALGRVATTSRGRVTDGGHLASAAARLARAAGGWQTMIDDLRADGTYRYRFIAARADGRTERTRWFDFRAAQWRAAPDAVAEHGRARVLADSTEVLHDGQRAWRVRFALPLGAGEHIAGFGERHDAVDQTGKSLDAVVFEQYKSQGAERKTYLPMPFAHVTGGAGWGFHVDTSRRVWFDLGETDPGRILVEAATAADGNLALRLFDGSPVEVLRAFLDRVGRATELPAWVFRLWASGNEWNTQAEVMRQMDLHAAHDVPVGSLVIEAWSDESTFTAFRDARYDVSADGAPHRLSDFTFPEDGAWPDPKAMVDELHDRDIRLHLWQIPLLKMRPHPTGQLAADAAAAVREDVLIREPDPRGGTRPYRNRGWWFPLALMPDLTDERAAHWWTEKRRYLVEELGVDGFKTDGGEHAWGAELVYLDERRGDEKNNLFPVGYAKAYGDLLSSAGKAPVTFSRAGFTGSQAHGAFWAGDENSTWDAFRWSMNAGLSAASCGIVYWGWDIAGFSGDIPSAELYMRAAQASTFVPIMQYHSEFNHHRTPSHDRTPWNIAERTGDERVLPVFRRFTQLRERLVPYLSGAATDTIATDMPLMRPLFFEWPDDPNVWTAQTEWMLGSGLLVAPVLEEGAAVREVYLPAGTWIDVWTGQGLEGGQTVTVPTPFDRIPVFSRDRGLLGLFEGVVLL; the protein is encoded by the coding sequence ATGATCCGCCACCGTCCTTCGGGATCCGGTCACCCCTACTCGATCGACACGGAGCAGCGCTCGCCGGTCGTGCCGCTCGTCGGCGGGAGCGTCGCCCTCGGGCTGCGCGCCGACGCCGGCGTCGAGTCGGCGGTGTGTGTGCTCGAGTGGCGCCCCGACGACGGTGCCGAGCCCGTCGTCGAAGAGCACGCGCTCGGGCGCGTGGCGACGACCTCGCGTGGCCGTGTCACCGACGGCGGGCACCTCGCTTCGGCGGCGGCCCGGCTGGCGCGTGCCGCCGGCGGCTGGCAGACCATGATCGACGACCTGCGCGCGGACGGCACCTACCGCTACCGGTTCATCGCGGCTCGTGCCGACGGGCGCACCGAACGCACCCGGTGGTTCGACTTCCGCGCAGCCCAGTGGCGTGCCGCGCCGGACGCGGTTGCCGAGCACGGCCGCGCACGTGTGCTCGCCGACAGCACCGAAGTGCTGCACGACGGTCAGCGCGCATGGCGGGTGCGGTTCGCTCTGCCCCTGGGCGCCGGCGAGCATATCGCCGGGTTCGGCGAGCGCCACGATGCGGTCGACCAGACCGGCAAGAGCCTCGATGCCGTCGTCTTCGAGCAGTACAAGAGCCAGGGCGCCGAACGCAAGACCTACCTGCCGATGCCCTTCGCACACGTGACCGGTGGGGCGGGCTGGGGTTTTCATGTCGACACGTCGCGACGGGTGTGGTTCGACCTCGGCGAGACCGACCCCGGTCGCATCCTGGTCGAAGCCGCCACCGCTGCCGACGGCAATCTCGCCCTGCGTCTGTTCGACGGCAGCCCGGTCGAGGTGCTGCGCGCATTCCTCGACCGTGTCGGCCGCGCCACAGAGCTGCCGGCGTGGGTGTTCCGGCTGTGGGCCAGCGGCAACGAGTGGAACACGCAGGCCGAGGTGATGCGCCAGATGGACCTGCACGCCGCGCACGACGTGCCGGTGGGCTCTCTCGTCATCGAGGCCTGGAGCGACGAATCCACCTTCACGGCATTCCGCGATGCGCGCTACGACGTCTCCGCAGACGGCGCACCGCACCGCCTGAGCGACTTCACCTTCCCCGAGGATGGCGCGTGGCCCGACCCGAAGGCGATGGTCGACGAGCTGCACGACCGCGACATTCGGCTGCACCTGTGGCAGATCCCGCTGCTGAAGATGCGCCCGCACCCGACCGGGCAGCTGGCAGCGGATGCCGCGGCCGCGGTGCGCGAGGACGTCCTGATCCGCGAACCCGACCCGCGCGGCGGAACGCGCCCCTACCGCAACCGCGGATGGTGGTTCCCACTCGCGCTCATGCCCGACCTCACCGACGAGCGCGCCGCGCACTGGTGGACCGAGAAGCGCCGCTACCTCGTCGAGGAGCTCGGCGTCGACGGGTTCAAGACCGACGGAGGCGAACACGCCTGGGGCGCCGAACTCGTCTACCTCGACGAGCGGCGCGGCGACGAGAAGAACAACCTCTTCCCGGTCGGCTACGCCAAGGCGTATGGAGACCTGCTCTCGTCGGCCGGAAAGGCGCCGGTGACCTTCAGCCGCGCCGGGTTCACCGGTTCGCAGGCGCACGGTGCCTTCTGGGCAGGCGACGAGAACTCCACCTGGGACGCATTCCGCTGGTCGATGAACGCGGGCCTGTCCGCAGCATCCTGCGGCATCGTCTACTGGGGCTGGGACATCGCGGGCTTCTCCGGAGACATCCCGTCGGCCGAACTCTACATGCGGGCCGCGCAGGCGTCGACATTCGTGCCGATCATGCAGTACCACTCGGAGTTCAATCACCACCGCACGCCGTCGCATGACCGCACCCCGTGGAACATCGCCGAGCGCACAGGGGATGAGCGGGTGCTTCCCGTGTTCCGCCGCTTCACGCAGCTGCGCGAACGGCTCGTGCCGTACCTGTCGGGTGCTGCGACGGACACCATCGCAACCGACATGCCGCTCATGCGCCCGCTGTTCTTCGAGTGGCCCGACGACCCGAACGTCTGGACGGCGCAGACCGAATGGATGCTGGGGTCTGGGCTGCTCGTCGCACCGGTGCTCGAGGAAGGGGCCGCCGTGCGCGAGGTGTACCTGCCTGCCGGCACGTGGATCGATGTGTGGACGGGGCAGGGGCTCGAGGGCGGACAGACCGTCACGGTACCGACGCCGTTCGACCGCATCCCGGTGTTCAGCCGCGATCGTGGGCTGCTCGGACTCTTCGAGGGGGTCGTTCTGCTGTGA
- a CDS encoding glycoside hydrolase family 15 protein — MTDTTRGRTAVDVAALAERSIHLITSLQTSEGAYPASPTFSAYVGYSWLRDGSFIADAASAMGEIASADRFYDWCADVIGRRADTIRAIVDEARAGHPAPAARMLPARFTFSGGDGADEWWDFQLDGYGTWLWALVEHLVRHGLDGARYREAVALSVEYLLASWRRPCYDWWEEHAKHVHVSTLACIAAGLSAVAGAKLVDAEQAEHIRSEVSALKALIAAEGIADGHLIKWLGSTAVDGSLAAAIAPLGIVEPGSELARRTVAVLESHLTVDGGVHRYLGDTFFGGGQWPLLSCFLGLAHLADGDRQRADELFEWAASTATTDLDLPEQTSGHLIAPGMRQEWVDRWGPVATPLLWSHAMFLRLGIALGRIPATDTEGPIR, encoded by the coding sequence GTGACCGACACCACTCGTGGCCGCACCGCGGTCGACGTTGCCGCGCTCGCCGAACGCAGCATCCACCTCATCACGTCTCTGCAGACGTCCGAGGGCGCTTACCCGGCAAGCCCGACGTTCTCGGCCTATGTCGGCTACAGCTGGCTGCGCGACGGTTCATTCATCGCGGATGCAGCCTCGGCGATGGGGGAGATCGCATCGGCGGACCGCTTCTACGACTGGTGCGCCGACGTCATCGGGCGGCGTGCGGACACGATCCGTGCGATCGTCGATGAGGCGCGCGCCGGGCACCCGGCGCCGGCGGCACGGATGCTTCCGGCACGGTTCACGTTCTCCGGCGGCGACGGCGCAGATGAGTGGTGGGACTTTCAGCTCGACGGCTACGGCACGTGGCTGTGGGCGCTCGTCGAGCACCTCGTACGGCACGGCCTCGACGGTGCGCGATATCGCGAAGCCGTGGCGCTGAGCGTGGAGTACCTGCTCGCGTCCTGGCGGCGCCCCTGCTACGACTGGTGGGAGGAGCACGCCAAGCATGTGCACGTGTCGACGCTGGCCTGCATCGCAGCGGGGCTGAGCGCCGTCGCGGGCGCGAAGCTCGTCGACGCCGAGCAGGCCGAGCACATCCGAAGCGAGGTCTCGGCGCTGAAGGCGCTCATCGCGGCGGAGGGCATCGCCGACGGGCACCTCATCAAGTGGCTGGGCAGCACGGCCGTCGACGGGAGCCTTGCGGCCGCCATCGCGCCGCTCGGCATCGTCGAGCCCGGCTCCGAGCTCGCCCGGCGCACCGTCGCCGTGCTCGAATCGCACCTCACCGTCGATGGGGGCGTGCACCGCTACCTCGGCGACACGTTCTTCGGTGGGGGCCAGTGGCCGTTGCTGTCCTGCTTCCTCGGGCTGGCGCATCTCGCCGACGGCGACCGCCAACGGGCGGACGAGCTGTTCGAATGGGCCGCGTCCACAGCGACCACCGACCTCGACCTACCCGAACAGACGTCCGGTCACCTGATCGCGCCGGGCATGCGGCAGGAGTGGGTGGACCGCTGGGGCCCTGTGGCGACGCCGCTGCTGTGGAGCCACGCCATGTTCCTGCGCCTGGGCATCGCCCTCGGCCGCATCCCCGCCACCGACACAGAAGGACCGATCCGATGA
- a CDS encoding ABC transporter substrate-binding protein has product MNKTAIAAGSVAILTAVALTGCASSSGDAGGATDSGPVTITYSDFISNGGNEKNLQSIVDAFQKDNPNITVKVTTSDYANYFTKLQTDLAAGTQADVFDVDTGSFANIQASDVLAPLKGVDAAKYRTSLLDTYKVNGEQYGLPTSFSNVVLFYNKDLFDKAGVAYPTADWTWSDEKAAAQKLTDKKAGVWGDYQPVTYNEYYKVVQQTGGSFLSDDGNGAAFNSDAGKRAAGWLADKSGTVMPTAADGAGTPDFDSNLFKKGKLAMWHTGIWMFSLLGDLPFGWDVAVEPGDTQKASATFSNAVVVSASTKHKAAAQKWAEYLSSSEKMVTVRLDAGWELPPISDASLLKPYLEKTPPSNRKAVFDSLENIAVAPQLGAQSQQIQDAVTNALGEIAAGRTTTQKAIPALADQVDALLK; this is encoded by the coding sequence ATGAACAAGACAGCAATCGCGGCCGGCAGTGTCGCGATCCTCACGGCGGTCGCGCTGACCGGCTGCGCATCCTCGAGCGGAGATGCGGGCGGCGCGACCGACTCCGGCCCCGTCACGATCACCTACTCGGACTTCATCTCGAACGGCGGCAATGAGAAGAACCTCCAGAGCATCGTCGACGCATTCCAGAAGGACAACCCGAACATCACGGTCAAGGTCACGACCAGTGACTACGCGAACTACTTCACGAAGCTCCAAACCGACCTCGCAGCCGGCACGCAGGCTGATGTGTTCGATGTCGACACGGGCAGCTTCGCCAATATCCAGGCATCCGACGTGCTCGCCCCGCTGAAGGGCGTGGACGCCGCCAAATACCGCACGTCGCTCCTCGACACCTACAAGGTCAACGGCGAGCAGTACGGCCTGCCCACCTCGTTCTCGAACGTCGTGCTCTTCTACAACAAGGACCTGTTCGACAAGGCCGGAGTCGCCTACCCGACCGCCGACTGGACGTGGAGCGACGAGAAGGCTGCAGCCCAGAAGCTCACCGACAAGAAGGCGGGAGTGTGGGGCGACTATCAACCGGTCACATACAACGAGTACTACAAGGTCGTCCAGCAGACGGGCGGCTCGTTCCTGTCCGACGACGGCAATGGGGCGGCGTTCAACTCTGATGCGGGGAAACGAGCCGCCGGCTGGCTCGCCGACAAGTCGGGCACGGTGATGCCGACGGCCGCGGACGGCGCCGGGACGCCGGACTTCGACAGCAACCTGTTCAAGAAGGGGAAGCTTGCGATGTGGCACACCGGCATCTGGATGTTTAGCCTGCTCGGCGACCTGCCGTTCGGTTGGGACGTCGCGGTCGAACCCGGCGACACGCAGAAGGCCAGCGCCACGTTCTCGAACGCCGTCGTGGTCTCTGCAAGCACGAAGCACAAGGCGGCCGCACAGAAGTGGGCGGAATACCTGAGCAGCTCCGAGAAGATGGTCACCGTGCGCCTCGACGCCGGCTGGGAGCTGCCCCCGATCAGCGACGCCTCCCTGCTGAAGCCCTACCTGGAGAAGACGCCGCCCTCGAACCGGAAGGCCGTGTTCGACTCGCTCGAGAACATTGCCGTCGCGCCGCAGCTGGGCGCGCAGTCGCAGCAGATTCAGGATGCCGTCACCAATGCCCTCGGCGAGATCGCGGCCGGGCGTACCACGACCCAGAAGGCCATCCCTGCGCTGGCCGATCAGGTCGACGCGCTCCTGAAGTAA
- a CDS encoding carbohydrate ABC transporter permease, translating into MTDTSRRNVVSTTLLYVVLIAGALIMVFPFVWTVVTSITPGATLTTTPKLIPDNPSLSPYFDLFDRVPFAQVIVNSLIIAGAGTVLQLITSAMAAYVFARMPFRGRGAVFVLYLATMMIPFQVLIVPLFAEMKALGLINTYLGAILPTIASAFGVFLLRQAMSTVPYDLDQAATIDGAGHFRIFFQIMLPLIRPALATLLVFAFLGTWNSFLWPLIILRTPLMQTLPVALTSLQGEFATQWDLLMAGSVISILPMFALYIFAQKYIIQGVAGTGLK; encoded by the coding sequence ATGACTGACACCTCACGCCGCAACGTCGTCAGCACGACGCTGCTGTACGTCGTGCTGATCGCCGGCGCGCTCATCATGGTGTTTCCCTTCGTGTGGACGGTCGTCACATCCATCACCCCCGGAGCGACGCTGACCACCACGCCCAAGCTCATCCCCGACAACCCGTCGCTCTCGCCATACTTCGACCTGTTCGACCGGGTTCCGTTCGCGCAGGTCATCGTCAACTCGCTCATCATCGCCGGGGCCGGAACGGTCCTGCAACTCATCACGAGCGCGATGGCCGCCTACGTTTTCGCACGCATGCCCTTCCGCGGCCGCGGCGCCGTGTTCGTGCTCTACCTCGCGACGATGATGATCCCGTTCCAGGTGCTGATCGTGCCCCTGTTCGCCGAGATGAAGGCCCTCGGACTCATCAACACGTACCTCGGCGCGATCCTGCCCACCATCGCTTCGGCGTTCGGCGTGTTCCTGCTGCGCCAGGCGATGAGCACCGTGCCGTATGACCTCGACCAAGCCGCAACTATCGACGGCGCCGGGCACTTCCGGATCTTCTTCCAGATCATGCTTCCGCTGATCCGCCCAGCCCTCGCCACCCTCCTCGTGTTCGCGTTCCTCGGCACCTGGAACAGCTTCCTGTGGCCGTTGATCATCTTGCGCACGCCGCTCATGCAGACGCTCCCTGTCGCTCTGACGAGCCTGCAAGGAGAATTCGCCACGCAATGGGATCTGCTGATGGCGGGCTCGGTCATCAGCATCCTGCCGATGTTCGCGCTGTACATCTTCGCCCAGAAGTACATCATCCAGGGAGTCGCCGGCACCGGCCTCAAGTGA
- a CDS encoding carbohydrate ABC transporter permease: MSTMTMQPPVAAPPAPPATAGRRRVRKTKYLFTVAVFLLPSLIPLLAFVIGPMISAAWASLHSWNLISPMTWVGLDNYAHLLTDPATGWAFLHTVYYIAVYLPLVYIGGLALALALNTKLHGRSFLRGMYFLPVITSWVVVALVWRWLLSPSTGVVNTALAWFGIDGPGWWADPAWSMPAVILASAWKDLGFVMVILLAGLQSINSDLYEAAALDGAGWWRRLFSVTLPMLSPSTFFVIVLSLINGFQVFDQVYVMTGGGPNNSSEVVVQQVYDLTFRYGQAGMASALSWLLFIVILIVTLIQFYGQRKWVNYD, translated from the coding sequence ATGAGCACGATGACCATGCAGCCACCGGTGGCTGCCCCGCCGGCGCCCCCCGCGACGGCGGGCCGACGCCGCGTCCGCAAGACGAAGTACCTTTTCACGGTCGCGGTCTTCCTGCTGCCCAGCCTCATTCCGCTGCTTGCGTTCGTCATCGGGCCGATGATCTCCGCGGCATGGGCGAGTCTGCACTCCTGGAACCTCATCAGCCCCATGACATGGGTCGGGCTCGACAACTATGCTCACCTGCTTACCGATCCGGCAACCGGGTGGGCATTCCTGCACACCGTGTACTACATCGCGGTCTACCTCCCGCTCGTCTACATCGGCGGCCTGGCGCTCGCACTCGCCCTTAACACCAAGCTGCACGGCCGCTCGTTCCTTCGAGGGATGTACTTCCTCCCGGTCATCACCAGCTGGGTCGTCGTCGCGCTCGTCTGGCGGTGGCTGCTCAGCCCCAGCACCGGCGTGGTCAACACCGCGTTGGCATGGTTCGGCATCGACGGGCCCGGTTGGTGGGCCGACCCGGCCTGGTCGATGCCGGCGGTCATCTTGGCGTCCGCATGGAAGGACCTCGGCTTCGTCATGGTCATCCTGCTGGCAGGCCTGCAGTCCATCAACTCCGACCTCTATGAAGCTGCGGCGCTCGACGGCGCCGGCTGGTGGCGGCGCCTGTTCAGCGTGACGCTACCGATGCTGTCACCGTCGACATTCTTCGTGATCGTCCTCTCGCTGATCAACGGTTTCCAGGTCTTCGACCAGGTGTATGTCATGACCGGTGGCGGCCCGAACAACTCGAGCGAGGTCGTCGTGCAGCAGGTGTACGACCTGACGTTCCGCTACGGGCAGGCGGGGATGGCCTCGGCACTATCGTGGCTGCTGTTCATCGTCATCCTGATCGTGACGCTCATCCAGTTCTACGGCCAGCGCAAGTGGGTGAACTATGACTGA
- a CDS encoding ROK family transcriptional regulator, producing the protein MGAAGRSQTDVNRSAILAHLGAHGPASRAELARALDVSAALVTQLTRDLLADGLLEELNEARSGGRPARMLGLVSHDITALGVKVAPDHLAFVEVGIDGVVRRSETRPFDAVSPLAVPHLTDLVAEFIAAGESDRLIGVGVGLPGTVAEQGVGVVDSTQLRWNQVPLGEQMRRALGLPVVVENNVNALTVAEQLYGQGRDFRNVLVVTVGNGVGAGLVADGVIVRGRAGGAGDLGHVPVREDGPLCQCGNRGCLEAIIGQAALVNDARSIRLLGESEGIDELRGLADAGNDEAREIFAHAGQQLGRSLAGAVNLFAPDIVVLSGEGVEAWSHWSTPFERALRSALVPGKRGTTVAVERWRDDRWAQGAAALVLATPFDSQGIAGEQGRLVRERLVASIEARP; encoded by the coding sequence ATGGGTGCTGCGGGACGATCACAGACGGACGTCAACCGCTCGGCGATCCTGGCGCATCTCGGTGCGCACGGCCCCGCATCGCGTGCCGAGCTCGCCCGCGCACTCGACGTCTCCGCCGCGCTCGTCACGCAGCTCACTCGCGACCTGCTTGCTGACGGGCTGCTCGAAGAGCTCAACGAGGCCCGCAGCGGCGGCCGCCCGGCGCGGATGCTCGGGCTCGTCTCGCACGACATCACCGCGCTCGGGGTCAAGGTCGCGCCCGACCATCTCGCGTTCGTCGAAGTCGGCATCGACGGCGTCGTCCGCCGCTCCGAGACCCGGCCGTTCGACGCCGTCTCACCGCTCGCCGTGCCGCATCTGACCGACCTCGTCGCCGAGTTCATCGCCGCGGGCGAATCCGACCGGCTCATCGGCGTCGGGGTCGGCCTGCCCGGGACGGTCGCCGAGCAGGGAGTCGGCGTCGTCGACTCCACCCAGCTGCGCTGGAACCAGGTGCCGCTCGGCGAGCAGATGCGCCGCGCCCTCGGGCTGCCTGTCGTCGTGGAGAACAACGTCAATGCGCTCACCGTCGCCGAACAGCTCTACGGGCAGGGCCGCGACTTCCGCAACGTGCTCGTCGTCACGGTCGGCAACGGCGTGGGCGCCGGTCTCGTCGCCGACGGTGTCATCGTCCGCGGTCGTGCCGGCGGCGCCGGCGACCTAGGCCACGTGCCGGTGCGCGAAGACGGCCCGCTATGCCAGTGCGGCAACAGGGGCTGCCTCGAAGCGATCATCGGTCAGGCGGCTCTGGTGAACGATGCGCGGTCCATTCGACTGCTCGGCGAGTCAGAGGGCATCGACGAGCTGCGTGGCCTTGCGGACGCCGGCAACGATGAGGCGAGAGAGATCTTCGCCCACGCCGGACAGCAGCTCGGCCGCTCGCTGGCCGGCGCTGTGAACCTGTTCGCTCCTGACATCGTCGTGCTCTCCGGCGAGGGGGTCGAAGCCTGGAGCCACTGGTCGACGCCGTTCGAGCGGGCCCTGCGCAGTGCGCTGGTGCCCGGAAAGCGGGGCACGACCGTCGCCGTCGAGCGGTGGCGGGATGACCGCTGGGCACAGGGCGCCGCTGCACTCGTGCTGGCGACCCCTTTCGACTCGCAGGGCATCGCTGGCGAACAGGGCCGACTCGTGCGCGAGCGGCTCGTCGCCTCCATCGAGGCCAGGCCATGA
- the arr gene encoding NAD(+)--rifampin ADP-ribosyltransferase, which produces MTQPVDEGPFFHGTKAELREGDLLTAGFHSNYRPEIVMNHIYFTALVDGAGLSAELAAGDGAPHVYAVEPTGPFENDPNVTDKKFPGNPTRSYRSTEPLRVVREVTDWTRLTPEARREWQERLAGLLADERGEIIN; this is translated from the coding sequence GTGACTCAACCGGTGGACGAGGGGCCGTTCTTTCACGGCACCAAAGCGGAGCTGCGCGAGGGTGACCTCCTGACCGCGGGCTTCCACTCGAACTACCGCCCCGAGATCGTCATGAACCACATCTACTTCACCGCGCTCGTCGACGGCGCCGGGCTCTCCGCGGAGCTCGCCGCCGGCGACGGCGCGCCGCACGTCTACGCCGTCGAGCCGACCGGCCCGTTCGAGAACGACCCGAATGTGACCGACAAGAAGTTCCCGGGCAACCCCACCCGGTCATATCGCAGCACCGAACCGCTGCGCGTCGTTCGTGAGGTCACCGACTGGACGCGGTTGACTCCCGAAGCGCGGCGGGAGTGGCAGGAGCGGCTTGCCGGGCTGCTCGCTGATGAGCGCGGCGAGATCATCAACTGA
- a CDS encoding nucleotidyltransferase domain-containing protein, which yields MDVIPVARARAGLSEILRRFRADADAEPVIVGSHRKPEAVLVPFAQYRAGSASAVVDLARVRALAPLIRRLAAASGLSDVRVFGSVARGDQTEMSDVDLLVTPGAEASLFDLAQFEMDAELLLGRIVHVVSANSLDAQADAQILREALPL from the coding sequence ATGGATGTCATACCTGTCGCTCGTGCTCGAGCCGGCCTCTCCGAGATCTTGCGCCGGTTCCGCGCCGACGCTGATGCGGAACCCGTCATCGTCGGGTCGCACCGCAAGCCGGAAGCGGTTCTCGTGCCGTTCGCGCAATACCGCGCCGGCTCGGCGAGCGCGGTGGTCGACCTCGCACGCGTGCGCGCGCTCGCGCCGCTGATCCGCCGACTGGCAGCGGCCTCAGGCCTCAGCGACGTTCGAGTGTTCGGCTCCGTCGCGCGCGGCGATCAGACCGAGATGAGCGACGTCGATCTGCTCGTGACACCGGGGGCCGAGGCATCCCTGTTCGACCTGGCTCAATTCGAGATGGATGCCGAGCTCCTGCTCGGCCGGATCGTGCATGTCGTCTCGGCGAATTCGCTCGACGCCCAGGCGGATGCGCAGATCCTGCGAGAGGCGCTGCCGCTGTGA
- a CDS encoding HepT-like ribonuclease domain-containing protein produces the protein MNDAERVARWLVDLTAALDQGAALIARGEDAYRTDAALALAFEALCSRVGGLAKRLRQADPARFREPIWVQAARNRDFVVHHYGRIDLEVLWRTVAVDFPRLRKAMRAAEAG, from the coding sequence GTGAACGACGCCGAGCGTGTCGCCCGATGGCTTGTCGACCTGACTGCTGCCCTCGACCAGGGTGCCGCGCTGATTGCGCGCGGCGAGGATGCCTACCGAACAGATGCGGCGCTCGCGCTCGCGTTCGAAGCGCTGTGCTCCCGCGTCGGCGGACTCGCGAAGCGTCTCAGGCAGGCGGATCCCGCGCGATTCCGCGAGCCGATCTGGGTGCAGGCGGCACGAAATCGTGACTTCGTCGTGCACCACTACGGCCGGATCGACCTCGAGGTGCTCTGGCGGACCGTGGCCGTCGACTTTCCCCGACTGCGAAAAGCCATGCGGGCCGCCGAGGCTGGCTGA